One Penaeus vannamei isolate JL-2024 chromosome 27, ASM4276789v1, whole genome shotgun sequence genomic window carries:
- the LOC113824563 gene encoding adhesion G-protein coupled receptor D1, translating into MMTLARTALGLALLCTLFVVTSSRDLDGGWSPWSSMATPCSKSCGGGINHRVRSCTHPVPSGAGALCTAEDNTEKEVEWKTYDCNTQSCWANEWTEFGNCSKICGRGYRYRYATCGNETCEGDQFKEDSEKCNTWNKTACPSPCEDITCPEYGVCKDNSTELDPIAFCICTMGYQMNSDKTSCIRPPPTTPTPRPIPTLPAEQKVVATVISKSASTIIIIFLTITLILFFLLRIFTPDRVIQMNMEIALLLAHAILMFPYMENETLCRVISILIHYFFTACFIFMMLEALHMYSLVAYVVKKDGMFTRLQNTLIGWGLAAFIIMFCMCFEYDNYGGEYHCWLRMDTPLLYGQFIPVVGFVIMTFTLIEAAGAADYKPLKGVDKSQLLSARISQRTNLIILPLVFAHWMVGMMSEYEQNLPLYGTFSVLNGVTGGVVFFLHCTNNSQVRAKLTGIYKSMCKGSSR; encoded by the exons ACCTCGATGGCGGGTGGAGCCCTTGGTCGTCGATGGCCACCCCCTGCAGTAAGAGCTGCGGAGGAGGCATCAACCACCGAGTCCGCTCCTGCACCCACCCGGTCCCCTCAGGTGCAGGGGCGCTTTGCACCGCGGAGGACAACACGGAGAAGGAAGTCGAGTGGAAGACCTACGACTGCAACACGCAGAGCTGTTGGG CGAACGAATGGACGGAATTCGGAAACTGCAGCAAGATATGTGGCAGGGGATACAGGTACCGCTACGCCACCTGCGGGAACGAGACCTGCGAAGGAGACCAGTTCAAGGAGGATTCGGAGAAATGCAACACCTGGAACAAGACTGCATGTCCAA GTCCGTGCGAAGACATAACGTGTCCGGAGTATGGCGTGTGCAAGGATAACTCCACCGAACTCGATCCCATTGCATTCTGCATTTGCACCATGGGATACCAGATGAACTCAGACAAGACTTCCTGCATCC GTCCTCCTCCAACGACCCCGACCCCGAGGCCCATCCCCACCCTGCCGGCGGAACAGAAGGTGGTCGCAACGGTCATCTCGAAGTCCGCctcgaccatcatcatcatcttcctgacGATCacgctcattctcttcttcctgctgagGATCTTCACGCCGGACAGGGTCATACAGATGAACATGGAGATTGCCCTCTTGCTAGCTCACGCCATACTCATGTTCCCCTACATGGAGAATGAG ACGCTGTGTCGAGTGATCTCCATCCTCATCCACTACTTCTTCACCGCCTGCTTCATCTTCATGATGCTGGAGGCGCTGCACATGTACTCCCTGGTCGCCTACGTGGTCAAGAAGGACGGCATGTTCACCCGCCTGCAGAACACGCTCATCGGATGGGGTCTGGCGGCGTTCATCATCATGTTCTGCATGTGCTTCGAGTATGACAACTACGGTGGGGAGTATCA CTGCTGGCTCCGGATGGACACGCCCCTTCTCTACGGCCAGTTCATCCCGGTCGTCGGCTTTGTCATCATGACCTTCACCCTGATCGAAGCCGCAGGAGCCGCTGACTACAAGCCCTTGAAAG GAGTTGACAAGTCGCAGCTTCTCAGTGCCCGCATCTCGCAACGAACGAACCTCATCATCCTGCCTCTGGTATTCGCACACTGGATGGTCGGCATGATGTCCGAATACGAGCAGAACCTGCCTCTCTACGGAACCTTCTCTGTGCTCAACGGGGTCACCGGTGGAgtcgtcttcttcctccactgCACCAACAACAGCCAG GTGCGAGCGAAACTAACGGGTATATACAAATCTATGTGCAAGGGCTCCTCACGCTAA